The following coding sequences are from one Planctomycetaceae bacterium window:
- the secG gene encoding preprotein translocase subunit SecG, producing MDTFLATLFILVCVLLIIVVLLQKGRGGGLGSAFGGLGSSAFGTRVGDVLTWVTIILTAVFLILAVLTSMQFRPKAGVVVTPEFNPPSARPYTDNVFVKIRSATPKAKIHYTLDGSEPTESSDEYTGRDVNLPIAGTEGVTIKARAFRSGWKPSEIASSYYGPHWPATQPAATRPQSQPATTGAAAR from the coding sequence ATGGATACATTCCTGGCGACCTTATTCATCCTCGTCTGCGTGCTGCTGATCATCGTGGTGCTGCTCCAGAAAGGGCGCGGCGGCGGGCTGGGCTCGGCGTTCGGCGGCCTGGGCAGCAGCGCCTTCGGGACGCGCGTCGGCGACGTGCTGACGTGGGTGACGATCATCCTGACGGCCGTCTTCCTGATCCTGGCGGTGCTGACGAGCATGCAGTTCCGCCCCAAGGCGGGCGTCGTCGTCACGCCGGAGTTCAATCCGCCCTCGGCGCGGCCTTACACGGACAACGTCTTCGTGAAGATCCGCTCGGCGACCCCCAAGGCCAAGATCCACTACACCCTTGACGGCAGCGAACCGACGGAGTCGTCGGACGAATACACCGGCAGGGACGTTAATCTGCCCATCGCCGGAACCGAAGGCGTCACCATCAAGGCCCGCGCGTTCCGCAGCGGCTGGAAACCCAGCGAGATCGCCTCGAGCTATTACGGACCGCACTGGCCGGCCACGCAGCCGGCAGCGACGCGGCCGCAGAGCCAACCGGCCACGACCGGCGCGGCTGCACGTTAG
- a CDS encoding YicC/YloC family endoribonuclease — MMNSMTGFGAAQGQVCGAEFNVEARSVNNRYLKTLLRLPDAFSALESEVESLLRAKISRGTVQLFVGMKLAGDQAASAVNTAALSAYLDQIKTLEIEANPTLRIDLGAMLLLPGVCQPPELDRLREQSRDGLLKLITAALDQMMTMRRREGEALKADLLRNCSVVEASLAQVSARADVSVKAYQRRLLDRVAELTGQSGITVDAEALAREVAIFAERCDIAEEISRLTAHLDQFRQSMDTPEPVGRKLDFIAQELLREANTIASKAADAEIARAVVDIKTAIDRIKEQVQNIE, encoded by the coding sequence ATGATGAATTCGATGACCGGTTTTGGGGCCGCGCAGGGACAGGTCTGCGGGGCGGAGTTCAACGTCGAGGCGCGCTCCGTCAACAACCGCTACCTCAAAACGCTGCTGCGCCTTCCGGACGCCTTTTCCGCGCTTGAATCGGAAGTCGAATCGCTCCTGCGGGCCAAAATCTCCCGCGGAACCGTCCAGCTCTTCGTCGGCATGAAGCTCGCCGGCGACCAGGCGGCTTCGGCTGTCAATACCGCCGCCTTGTCCGCCTACCTCGACCAGATCAAGACCCTCGAGATCGAGGCCAACCCCACGCTCCGCATCGACCTGGGCGCCATGCTCCTGCTTCCGGGCGTGTGCCAGCCGCCCGAGTTGGACCGCCTGCGCGAGCAGTCGCGCGACGGTCTGCTCAAGCTCATCACCGCGGCGCTGGACCAGATGATGACGATGCGCCGCCGCGAGGGCGAGGCCCTCAAGGCCGACCTGCTCCGCAATTGCAGCGTCGTCGAGGCGTCGCTGGCCCAGGTGTCGGCCCGGGCGGACGTATCGGTCAAGGCCTACCAGCGCCGCCTGCTCGACCGGGTGGCGGAGCTGACGGGGCAAAGCGGCATCACCGTCGACGCCGAGGCGCTGGCCCGCGAGGTGGCGATCTTCGCCGAGCGATGCGATATCGCCGAGGAGATCTCGCGCCTGACCGCGCACCTCGACCAGTTCCGCCAGAGCATGGACACGCCCGAGCCCGTCGGGCGAAAGCTCGACTTCATCGCCCAGGAACTGCTCCGCGAGGCCAATACCATCGCCAGCAAGGCCGCCGACGCGGAGATCGCCCGAGCGGTCGTCGACATCAAGACCGCCATCGACCGCATCAAGGAACAGGTTCAGAATATCGAGTAA
- the gmk gene encoding guanylate kinase, which translates to MPENKPGKLVVVTGPAGVGKSTILRSVLETTGAQFSISATTRPPRPGERNHRDYHFIDVPTFEGMRDNGELLEWAKVFDNYYGTPAGPICEAIDAGRSVILDIDLQGARQVHAKCPQGVFVLILPPDHQTLVARLTGRGTEDEQQLKIRLAKAQQEIEAAQASGLYNHQIVNDDLQRAVRELVEIVTQGAPQQ; encoded by the coding sequence ATGCCTGAGAACAAACCTGGAAAACTCGTGGTGGTGACCGGACCGGCTGGGGTCGGAAAGAGCACCATCCTGCGCAGCGTCCTGGAGACCACCGGCGCGCAGTTCAGCATCTCGGCGACCACCCGGCCGCCCCGACCGGGCGAACGCAATCATCGCGACTATCATTTCATCGACGTGCCCACCTTCGAGGGGATGCGCGACAACGGCGAACTGCTCGAATGGGCCAAGGTTTTCGACAACTACTATGGAACGCCGGCCGGGCCGATCTGCGAAGCCATCGATGCCGGGCGCAGCGTCATTCTGGACATCGACCTCCAGGGCGCCCGGCAGGTGCATGCCAAGTGCCCCCAGGGCGTGTTCGTGCTGATTCTGCCGCCCGACCACCAGACGCTGGTGGCCCGCCTGACCGGACGCGGCACCGAAGACGAGCAGCAACTTAAGATCCGCCTGGCCAAGGCGCAGCAAGAAATCGAAGCCGCCCAGGCCAGCGGGCTGTATAATCACCAGATTGTCAACGACGACCTCCAGCGAGCGGTCCGTGAACTTGTTGAAATCGTAACGCAGGGAGCACCCCAGCAATGA
- a CDS encoding DNA-directed RNA polymerase subunit omega — protein MIEALKSEEIVRKVGGKFRLTALIQRRLSEIVLGSRPLVERKPGMTDMEVVIEEILQDKIAIDYEHSEIAKPR, from the coding sequence ATGATCGAAGCCCTCAAAAGCGAAGAAATCGTCCGTAAGGTCGGCGGCAAGTTCCGCCTGACAGCCCTGATCCAGCGCCGCTTGTCCGAGATCGTGCTGGGCTCGCGCCCGCTCGTCGAGCGCAAGCCCGGAATGACCGACATGGAAGTGGTCATCGAGGAAATCCTCCAGGACAAGATCGCCATCGACTACGAACATTCAGAAATTGCCAAGCCGCGATAG
- a CDS encoding flavoprotein has translation MAKSSDKTLSGYEVLLCVSGGIACYKTADLASSLVQAGAGVNVAMTDSATQFIGPITFQSLTGRRVYTSMWIAPQEYSAQHIALTELADLMVIAPATADILAKMACGLADNLVSTLALSAHGACPILAAPAMNTRMWTAPAMQDNMKTLISRGLEVVGPAEGRLACGTIGNGRMSEPDDIFQTISDLLRKNPPKNRR, from the coding sequence ATGGCGAAATCGAGCGACAAAACGCTATCCGGGTACGAAGTCCTGCTCTGCGTCAGCGGCGGGATCGCCTGCTACAAGACGGCCGATCTGGCCAGCAGCCTCGTGCAGGCCGGCGCCGGCGTCAATGTCGCGATGACCGACTCGGCCACGCAGTTCATCGGGCCCATCACGTTCCAGTCGCTGACGGGGCGGCGCGTCTACACCAGCATGTGGATCGCCCCGCAGGAGTATTCCGCTCAGCACATCGCCCTGACGGAACTGGCCGACCTGATGGTGATCGCCCCGGCCACCGCCGATATCCTGGCCAAGATGGCCTGCGGACTGGCGGATAATCTGGTCTCGACGCTGGCGCTGTCAGCCCACGGCGCCTGCCCGATCCTGGCCGCCCCGGCGATGAACACCCGCATGTGGACCGCCCCGGCGATGCAGGACAACATGAAGACTCTCATCTCGCGCGGGCTGGAGGTTGTCGGACCCGCCGAAGGGCGCCTCGCCTGCGGAACCATCGGCAACGGCAGAATGTCAGAACCCGACGACATCTTCCAGACCATCAGCGACCTGCTCAGGAAGAACCCGCCCAAGAATCGAAGATAG
- a CDS encoding type II toxin-antitoxin system HicA family toxin: MKVRNAIKLILADGWYQVAQRGSHRQFKHPHKPGRVTIAGKPSEDLAPGTYNSILKQAGLKGYRP, from the coding sequence ATGAAAGTCCGGAATGCCATCAAGTTGATTCTTGCCGACGGATGGTATCAGGTCGCTCAACGGGGAAGCCACCGTCAGTTCAAACATCCGCACAAGCCTGGACGTGTTACAATAGCAGGCAAGCCTTCAGAAGACCTGGCGCCAGGGACCTACAATAGCATATTGAAGCAGGCCGGGCTGAAAGGATACAGACCGTGA
- a CDS encoding type II toxin-antitoxin system HicB family antitoxin, which yields MNYLVIIEKADHNYSAYVPDLPGCVATGKTRAAVRKAIQTAVKMHLQGMREDGERIPKPHAQAEMLDVA from the coding sequence GTGAACTATTTGGTGATTATCGAAAAAGCGGATCATAATTACTCCGCCTACGTTCCCGATCTGCCAGGGTGTGTCGCCACGGGCAAGACTCGGGCGGCCGTTCGCAAGGCTATACAAACTGCCGTCAAAATGCATCTGCAAGGAATGCGTGAAGATGGCGAGCGAATCCCCAAACCACATGCCCAGGCAGAGATGCTGGACGTAGCTTGA
- a CDS encoding phosphopantothenoylcysteine decarboxylase, with amino-acid sequence MRIIVTAGPTREYIDPVRFITNASSGQMGYAVATAAAAAGHQVTLLSGPVHLPPPPHCRVVPFVNVDDLQAALAERFADCDALVMAAAVGDFRPERPSGHKLSRSAGAIDLHLIPTQDIVAGVAAGKRPGQIVITFAVEDAPPEAAAAKARRELEAKHADYVVVNMPDAMGAQSSQACILSRDGVILPWGARPKSDLAAEIVSLLRQAQGL; translated from the coding sequence ATGCGCATCATCGTGACAGCCGGGCCTACGCGGGAATATATCGATCCCGTGCGATTCATCACCAACGCCTCCAGCGGACAGATGGGCTATGCCGTCGCCACCGCGGCGGCCGCGGCGGGGCACCAGGTCACGCTGCTGTCAGGACCGGTCCATCTGCCGCCGCCGCCCCACTGTCGCGTCGTCCCATTCGTCAACGTAGATGACCTTCAGGCCGCACTGGCCGAGCGCTTCGCCGACTGCGACGCGCTGGTAATGGCCGCGGCTGTAGGCGACTTCCGCCCCGAACGCCCCAGCGGCCACAAGCTCTCGCGCAGCGCCGGGGCGATCGACCTGCATCTGATCCCCACGCAGGACATCGTCGCGGGCGTAGCCGCGGGCAAACGCCCCGGACAGATCGTCATCACCTTCGCCGTTGAAGACGCCCCTCCCGAGGCCGCCGCCGCCAAGGCCCGCCGCGAACTCGAGGCCAAGCACGCCGACTACGTCGTGGTAAACATGCCCGACGCGATGGGCGCCCAAAGCTCGCAGGCATGCATCCTGTCGCGCGATGGCGTCATCCTGCCCTGGGGCGCACGCCCCAAGAGCGACCTCGCCGCCGAAATTGTCTCGCTGCTGCGCCAAGCCCAGGGATTATAA
- a CDS encoding metallophosphoesterase — protein sequence MRNWLHALSVVLIFSTALNAAPDVAPQEKPPEDLPDTKESAKLPQLMPATVSGTVTLDGKPAAGVRVTDGAGFVTTDKDGRYSITLAPDPMIPYTPARTISVCWPANTWPVKDAKTGRWSWWVRLKDIAQAVPGKPAPQEAKDVNFALVSVKQTYPLCVSFGTDAHDNFSRPHNFMWIDEAAEAGKHVDVAVDGGDMGYIGLGNANDAYTAISKFADQSPVMMLHLVGNHDVVGIHSRWWKTPHELSGNGAFTKYLNPVRWSFDMAGVHFVGMDWALEDEKGHIQLGISDSALDWLEKDLAAQPKGTPVYLLVHQQWSPHQRFYQLLDKYNVKLTLGGHSHRNMYLNDAPPKPGQVQHWTKMSEYTLLYVHKDGDFEFVDRCIYEGVRKYWDQHWGHHGRACALYHEWPQGDPAFKGKHNAVKNVKLTNGSKTIEPVGEETFDVRVGARATGIDPAKLPRPTTLDVLQPASRWGVRITGADGAVQTVTYDIKKQRLNMMGLETYFNPIIPKRGGVKPLTPEETANEGSESDWVEMRLLVMPDRVRVLVNGRLHYQKYVTVGKAAQIEYFCEDGTAEFGRVDVWSHPWPNYKPRPCANSG from the coding sequence ATGCGCAACTGGTTGCACGCACTATCGGTCGTTCTGATCTTCTCCACCGCACTGAACGCCGCCCCGGACGTCGCGCCGCAGGAAAAGCCCCCGGAAGATCTGCCCGATACGAAAGAATCGGCAAAGCTCCCGCAGCTCATGCCGGCTACGGTCAGCGGCACGGTCACCCTTGACGGCAAGCCCGCAGCGGGCGTCCGCGTCACCGACGGGGCCGGCTTCGTCACCACCGACAAGGACGGCCGCTACTCCATCACGCTCGCGCCGGACCCGATGATCCCCTACACGCCGGCCCGCACGATCAGCGTCTGCTGGCCGGCCAACACCTGGCCGGTCAAAGACGCCAAGACCGGGCGCTGGAGCTGGTGGGTTCGCCTGAAGGACATCGCCCAGGCCGTGCCCGGCAAGCCCGCCCCGCAGGAAGCCAAAGACGTCAACTTTGCCCTCGTCAGCGTCAAGCAGACCTACCCGCTGTGCGTGAGCTTCGGCACCGACGCCCACGACAACTTCAGCCGGCCGCACAACTTCATGTGGATCGACGAGGCCGCTGAGGCCGGCAAGCACGTTGACGTGGCCGTCGACGGCGGCGACATGGGCTACATCGGTCTTGGCAACGCCAACGACGCGTACACGGCCATCAGCAAGTTCGCCGACCAGTCGCCGGTGATGATGCTGCACCTGGTGGGCAATCACGATGTGGTGGGCATCCACAGCCGCTGGTGGAAGACGCCGCATGAGCTTTCCGGCAACGGGGCCTTCACCAAGTACCTCAATCCGGTCCGCTGGTCGTTCGACATGGCGGGGGTTCACTTCGTCGGCATGGATTGGGCGCTGGAGGACGAGAAAGGCCACATCCAACTGGGCATCTCGGACTCCGCGCTGGACTGGCTGGAAAAGGACCTCGCCGCCCAGCCCAAGGGCACGCCGGTCTACCTGCTGGTTCACCAGCAGTGGAGCCCCCACCAGCGCTTCTACCAGTTGCTGGACAAGTACAACGTCAAGCTGACCCTCGGCGGGCACTCGCACCGCAACATGTATCTCAACGACGCCCCGCCCAAGCCCGGGCAGGTCCAGCACTGGACCAAGATGAGCGAGTACACGCTGCTGTACGTCCACAAGGACGGCGACTTCGAGTTCGTCGACCGCTGCATCTACGAAGGCGTCCGCAAGTACTGGGACCAGCACTGGGGCCATCACGGCAGGGCCTGTGCGCTTTATCACGAATGGCCCCAGGGCGATCCGGCGTTCAAGGGCAAGCACAACGCCGTCAAGAACGTCAAGCTGACCAATGGGAGCAAAACGATCGAGCCGGTGGGCGAAGAGACCTTCGACGTCCGCGTCGGCGCCCGGGCGACAGGCATCGATCCTGCCAAGCTCCCGCGGCCTACCACACTGGATGTTCTCCAACCGGCCTCCCGCTGGGGAGTGCGCATCACCGGCGCCGATGGCGCCGTGCAGACCGTCACGTACGACATCAAAAAGCAACGCCTGAACATGATGGGCCTGGAGACGTACTTCAACCCGATCATCCCCAAACGCGGCGGCGTCAAACCCCTCACGCCCGAAGAGACCGCCAACGAAGGCTCCGAAAGCGACTGGGTCGAGATGCGCCTGCTGGTCATGCCCGACCGCGTGCGGGTGCTGGTCAACGGGCGGCTGCACTATCAGAAGTACGTCACGGTCGGCAAGGCGGCGCAGATCGAGTATTTTTGCGAGGATGGGACGGCCGAGTTCGGCCGCGTGGACGTCTGGTCGCACCCCTGGCCCAACTACAAGCCCCGCCCCTGCGCCAACAGCGGTTAG
- a CDS encoding YkgJ family cysteine cluster protein translates to MMANRRSGTTRARLSDLVAPARALADRLAAQRDAGRSPCRKGCSACCYYLVSVSPPEARVIASRVMAMPPRLRRAIEDRIEKAALTLLRRPAPRGADASQLSAWYRSLDLACPFLKDDACAIYDDRPLVCREHSVVGTPKKCADAADASTPQEAAVSMAEVLARLCGQVTGRDAVAIMLPLAVYMQLKGAASREKTFTQQWLMQQFTDAVAAAMRDRAA, encoded by the coding sequence ATGATGGCAAACCGCCGCAGCGGCACAACACGAGCACGGTTGTCGGATCTGGTCGCTCCCGCGCGGGCGCTGGCCGACAGGCTGGCCGCCCAGCGCGATGCAGGCCGCAGCCCGTGCCGCAAAGGCTGCAGCGCCTGCTGCTATTACCTGGTCAGCGTCTCGCCGCCGGAGGCCAGAGTGATCGCCTCGCGCGTGATGGCCATGCCGCCCCGGCTGCGGCGGGCGATCGAAGATCGAATCGAAAAGGCCGCCCTGACGCTCCTGCGCCGCCCGGCGCCGCGCGGGGCTGACGCCTCGCAGCTCAGCGCGTGGTACCGCTCGCTCGACCTGGCCTGTCCATTCCTCAAAGACGACGCGTGTGCCATCTATGATGACCGCCCGCTGGTCTGCCGCGAGCACTCTGTCGTCGGAACCCCCAAAAAGTGCGCCGACGCCGCCGACGCCTCGACGCCCCAAGAGGCAGCCGTCAGCATGGCCGAAGTGCTCGCCCGCCTGTGTGGACAAGTGACCGGCCGCGACGCCGTGGCGATCATGCTCCCGCTGGCGGTGTACATGCAGCTCAAAGGCGCCGCCAGTCGAGAAAAGACCTTCACCCAGCAATGGTTGATGCAGCAATTCACCGACGCCGTAGCCGCGGCGATGCGCGACCGCGCGGCGTGA
- a CDS encoding Gfo/Idh/MocA family oxidoreductase, with amino-acid sequence MAVSPMKVGVIGCGAISGAYFDAAKRFPVLQIAAAADLDMERAAAKAKDNNCRACSVAEILSDPEIKIILNLTIPKAHYEIAMKSIEAGKHVHAEKPLAVDRTQGKKIVEAAKAKGVRVGSAPDTFMGAGIQTCIKLIDDGWIGTPLGATAFMTCRGHESWHPDPEFYYEIGGGPVLDMGPYYLTALVAMLGPVKRTASFSKASFEYRTITSAKKFGKKVKVEVPTHVAGSLDFANGVLGTIIMSFDVVGAQLPRIEIFGSEGTISVPDPNAFSGPIHVQRLGGERQQVPFSHIYAENNRGIGAADIAYAVQSGRPHRCSGEMAYHVLDVMQALNEGGTQTIASTCHRPAPLPLGLVSGQLDE; translated from the coding sequence ATGGCAGTGTCACCGATGAAGGTCGGCGTCATCGGCTGCGGCGCCATCAGCGGCGCGTATTTCGATGCAGCAAAGCGATTCCCCGTTCTCCAGATCGCCGCGGCTGCGGACCTCGATATGGAGCGGGCGGCGGCCAAGGCCAAGGACAACAATTGCCGCGCCTGCAGCGTCGCGGAAATCCTCAGCGACCCCGAAATCAAGATCATCCTCAACCTGACGATCCCCAAGGCGCACTACGAGATCGCCATGAAGTCCATCGAGGCCGGCAAGCATGTTCATGCCGAGAAGCCCCTGGCCGTCGACCGCACGCAGGGCAAGAAGATCGTCGAGGCCGCCAAGGCCAAGGGCGTCCGCGTCGGCAGCGCGCCGGACACGTTCATGGGCGCCGGCATCCAGACGTGCATCAAGCTCATTGATGACGGCTGGATCGGCACGCCGCTGGGCGCCACGGCGTTCATGACCTGCCGCGGGCACGAGAGCTGGCATCCCGATCCGGAGTTCTACTACGAAATCGGCGGCGGACCGGTGCTCGACATGGGCCCGTACTATCTGACGGCTTTGGTGGCGATGCTCGGACCGGTAAAGCGCACCGCGTCGTTCTCGAAGGCCTCCTTCGAGTACCGCACCATCACCAGCGCCAAGAAGTTCGGCAAGAAGGTCAAGGTCGAGGTGCCCACGCACGTGGCGGGCAGCCTTGACTTCGCCAACGGCGTGCTGGGCACGATCATCATGAGCTTTGATGTCGTCGGCGCGCAACTGCCCCGCATCGAGATCTTCGGCTCCGAAGGCACCATCAGCGTTCCCGACCCCAATGCCTTCAGCGGGCCCATCCACGTTCAGCGCCTTGGCGGCGAGCGCCAGCAGGTGCCGTTCAGCCACATTTACGCCGAGAACAACCGCGGTATCGGCGCCGCCGACATCGCGTACGCCGTGCAGTCCGGGCGCCCGCATCGCTGCAGCGGCGAGATGGCCTACCACGTGCTGGACGTCATGCAGGCCCTCAACGAGGGCGGCACGCAGACCATCGCCAGCACCTGCCACCGGCCCGCCCCGCTGCCCCTGGGCCTGGTCAGCGGACAGCTTGACGAGTAA
- a CDS encoding VWA domain-containing protein produces MTSFVKTLCVTGALICLIGCEEQKTIAPPAAKAPEGLVQTAAPTNVAMTGTRSGIFGHDAAPGGQVVYLIDRSGSMSDSLPMVERELVASFGCLQSGQEFHIIFYNGQPHELPAARLIPATDDNKYKAYKSVQEVKAHGLSNPVPAMERTFQVLRQGNAQRPRVIHFLSDGAFPDNDELLAAIRRLNQDKSVRIHTYLCGQSSPLAMAVMKRIAAENNGRYAYLTSE; encoded by the coding sequence ATGACCAGCTTCGTAAAGACATTGTGCGTGACGGGCGCCCTCATCTGCCTGATCGGCTGCGAGGAGCAGAAGACCATTGCCCCGCCGGCGGCCAAGGCGCCTGAAGGGCTCGTGCAGACCGCTGCCCCGACGAACGTCGCGATGACGGGCACCCGCAGCGGCATCTTCGGGCACGACGCCGCCCCCGGCGGACAGGTGGTCTATCTCATCGACCGCAGCGGCTCGATGAGCGACTCGCTGCCGATGGTCGAGCGCGAGCTGGTGGCCTCGTTCGGCTGCCTCCAGAGCGGCCAGGAGTTCCACATCATCTTCTACAACGGTCAGCCCCATGAGCTGCCCGCCGCCAGGCTGATCCCGGCGACCGACGACAACAAGTACAAAGCCTACAAGTCTGTCCAGGAAGTCAAGGCCCACGGTCTGAGCAATCCCGTGCCGGCGATGGAGCGGACGTTCCAGGTGCTGCGCCAGGGCAACGCCCAGCGCCCGCGGGTGATCCACTTCCTCAGCGACGGGGCGTTCCCGGACAATGACGAACTGCTGGCCGCCATCCGCCGCCTCAACCAGGACAAGAGCGTCCGGATCCACACCTACCTCTGCGGACAGAGCAGCCCGCTGGCGATGGCCGTCATGAAGCGAATCGCGGCCGAAAACAACGGCCGCTACGCCTACCTGACCAGCGAGTAG
- a CDS encoding ABC transporter ATP-binding protein — translation MFKFRPVKIDAQSASDAHKPLSLGLVRRLAKYTQPFRAKRNWLVVLVITRSIQLPILAWMIGWAIEGPIRGGSLGGTLWAAGVFALWATCTQVTLHFRHRLALELGELVIRDIRQDLFDHLQAMTMSFFNRIKGGWIISRLTSDVEAMRTGVQEALFVSLVLGGQMIVSAALMLWTNWRLFLVVLALAPVLAVINRIFTRRLSYAHRVIQESFSRVTSSLAESIGGIRITQGFVRQDLNAELFQELVVDHSRHGVAMARVSGVFLPLLEFNGQFFIAMLLLLGSYLAMTPMHSVDLGDLVRFFFLAGIFFQPIGPLGGQYNNALSAMAGAERVFRLLDTPPDWVDAPDAVALDKIEGRVEFRDVCFAYEPGRTVLHHVSFVAEPGRTIALVGHTGCGKSTIIRLLAKFYQPDSGEVVLDGIPLTRVQSSSLHAHMGIVQQENFLFTGTVADNIRLARPGATREQIIAAANRLDCLDLLECMPDGLQTVVGERGAGISLGQRQLICFCRAMLADPGLLLLDEATSSVDAVTEARIQASLGKLFEGRTCFVVAHRLSTVRKADVVLVLDGGRIVESGSHEELLTLGGQYAGLYRQFIKSGQA, via the coding sequence ATGTTTAAGTTCAGGCCGGTCAAAATCGACGCGCAGTCCGCCAGCGACGCTCACAAGCCGCTGAGCCTGGGATTGGTGCGCCGCCTGGCGAAATACACCCAGCCCTTCCGCGCCAAGCGCAACTGGCTGGTCGTGCTGGTGATCACGCGGTCGATCCAGTTGCCGATCCTGGCGTGGATGATCGGCTGGGCGATCGAGGGCCCCATCCGCGGGGGCAGCCTGGGCGGGACGCTATGGGCGGCGGGGGTTTTCGCTCTGTGGGCGACGTGTACGCAGGTGACGCTGCACTTCCGCCACCGACTGGCGCTGGAACTGGGCGAACTGGTCATCCGCGACATCCGCCAGGACCTCTTCGACCACCTGCAGGCGATGACGATGAGCTTCTTCAACCGCATCAAGGGCGGGTGGATCATCAGCCGCCTGACCAGCGACGTCGAGGCCATGCGCACCGGCGTGCAGGAGGCGCTGTTCGTCAGCCTCGTGCTGGGCGGGCAGATGATCGTCAGCGCGGCCCTGATGCTCTGGACGAACTGGCGGCTGTTCCTGGTGGTGCTGGCCCTGGCGCCGGTGCTGGCGGTGATCAACCGCATATTCACGCGGCGCCTGAGCTACGCGCACCGGGTGATCCAGGAGAGTTTCAGCCGCGTGACCAGCAGCCTGGCCGAGTCGATCGGCGGCATCCGCATCACGCAGGGCTTTGTGCGGCAGGACCTCAACGCCGAGCTGTTCCAGGAACTGGTGGTCGATCACTCGCGCCACGGCGTGGCGATGGCGCGCGTCAGCGGCGTCTTTCTGCCGCTGCTGGAGTTCAACGGGCAGTTTTTCATCGCCATGCTCCTGCTGCTGGGCAGCTACCTGGCAATGACGCCGATGCACTCCGTCGACCTGGGCGACTTGGTGCGGTTCTTCTTCCTGGCGGGCATATTCTTTCAGCCCATCGGGCCACTGGGCGGACAGTACAACAACGCCCTCTCGGCTATGGCCGGCGCCGAACGGGTCTTCCGCCTGCTGGACACGCCCCCGGACTGGGTGGACGCCCCCGATGCGGTGGCTCTGGACAAGATTGAAGGCCGCGTCGAGTTCCGCGACGTCTGCTTCGCCTACGAACCGGGACGGACGGTGCTGCACCATGTCAGCTTCGTCGCCGAGCCGGGGCGGACCATCGCCCTGGTCGGCCATACCGGCTGCGGCAAGAGCACGATCATCCGTCTGCTGGCCAAGTTCTACCAGCCCGACAGCGGCGAGGTGGTGCTGGACGGGATACCGCTGACGCGCGTGCAGTCGTCCAGCCTTCACGCCCACATGGGAATCGTCCAACAGGAAAACTTCCTGTTTACCGGGACGGTGGCCGACAACATCCGCCTGGCGCGCCCCGGCGCCACGCGGGAACAGATCATCGCGGCCGCAAACCGCCTGGACTGCCTGGACCTTCTCGAATGCATGCCTGACGGTCTGCAAACGGTCGTCGGCGAGCGGGGAGCGGGGATCAGCCTTGGCCAGCGCCAGCTCATCTGTTTCTGCCGGGCGATGCTGGCCGACCCGGGACTCCTCCTGCTCGACGAGGCCACCAGCAGCGTCGATGCGGTGACCGAGGCCCGCATTCAGGCCTCGCTGGGAAAGCTCTTCGAAGGCCGCACGTGCTTTGTCGTCGCGCATCGCCTCAGCACCGTCCGCAAGGCCGACGTGGTGCTGGTGCTCGACGGCGGCCGCATCGTGGAAAGCGGCTCGCATGAAGAGCTCCTGACCCTCGGCGGTCAATACGCCGGTCTCTACCGCCAGTTCATCAAGAGCGGACAGGCCTAG